One Hydrogenophaga crassostreae genomic region harbors:
- a CDS encoding fumarylacetoacetate hydrolase family protein yields MQSINPATGLHEGTFGVGTFSANGKAFPGLVQPDGRLIDLSAKFHDTHEIFDDWARNFDVLVDIAAKPDAAQHDFSAVKALKPLAHPNLLCAGANYKTHSAQMLTKNKFNQHNRKAGESDEDFFKRNMELMERRAREGTPFFWTGLHSSLVGANDDVVLPVLGTQPDWELELGAVVAKHQRYATIEEAQSLIAGYVIVNDIGTVDIFRRTDIPWGYDWISKHQPSFKVAGPFIVPSAFFKPDHSFQIQLQLNGKMMQDWPSNDMIFSPAKMLAYASERINLTPGDTLITGSPPGNGMHHGTFLKDGDTMESSITGLGRQKNRCVQEATPDHPLAYGYWKNEEEKPKTA; encoded by the coding sequence ATGCAAAGTATCAACCCGGCAACAGGTCTTCATGAAGGCACATTTGGCGTCGGCACCTTCTCCGCCAACGGCAAAGCCTTCCCAGGTCTGGTTCAACCCGATGGCCGTTTGATCGACCTGTCGGCGAAGTTCCACGACACCCACGAAATCTTTGATGACTGGGCGCGCAACTTCGATGTGCTCGTCGACATCGCTGCCAAGCCCGATGCGGCGCAACACGATTTCAGCGCCGTGAAAGCCTTGAAGCCCCTGGCCCACCCCAACCTGCTTTGCGCGGGCGCGAACTACAAGACGCACTCGGCGCAAATGCTGACCAAGAACAAGTTCAACCAGCACAACCGCAAAGCCGGCGAAAGCGATGAAGACTTCTTCAAGCGCAACATGGAGCTGATGGAGCGGCGCGCACGTGAGGGCACGCCCTTCTTCTGGACCGGCCTGCACTCTTCGCTGGTGGGTGCCAACGACGATGTGGTGCTGCCCGTGCTGGGCACCCAGCCCGACTGGGAGCTGGAACTCGGCGCGGTTGTGGCCAAGCACCAGCGCTACGCAACGATCGAAGAGGCACAAAGCCTGATCGCCGGCTACGTCATCGTCAACGACATCGGCACCGTCGACATCTTCCGGCGCACCGACATCCCCTGGGGCTATGACTGGATCAGCAAACACCAGCCCTCCTTCAAGGTGGCCGGTCCGTTCATCGTGCCCTCGGCCTTCTTCAAGCCCGACCATTCCTTCCAGATCCAGCTGCAACTGAACGGCAAGATGATGCAGGACTGGCCCAGCAACGACATGATCTTCAGCCCCGCGAAGATGCTGGCCTACGCCTCCGAGCGCATCAACCTCACGCCCGGCGACACGCTGATCACCGGCTCGCCCCCCGGCAACGGCATGCACCACGGCACCTTTCTGAAAGACGGCGACACCATGGAAAGCTCGATCACCGGGCTCGGCCGCCAGAAGAACCGCTGTGTACAGGAGGCGACGCCAGATCACCCACTGGCGTACGGTTACTGGAAGAACGAAGAAGAGAAGCCCAAGACCGCTTGA
- a CDS encoding MarR family winged helix-turn-helix transcriptional regulator yields the protein MPKSFDIVNQKSSGQDDDVLEAIHAVMHLYRSQKYKALRDGPHDVTHMDSKVLGFFGRRPGATQSDLAQQSGRDKAQLARLIKGLRDRGLLAAEADEADRRNLRLSLTAEGAALQRSLQQEAKRLSTTAVAGFSAQEVQALKALLDRVKRNLDTEA from the coding sequence ATGCCTAAATCATTTGACATTGTCAACCAAAAATCATCGGGCCAGGACGACGACGTTCTGGAGGCTATTCATGCCGTCATGCACCTGTACCGCTCGCAGAAGTACAAGGCGTTGCGCGACGGTCCGCATGACGTCACCCACATGGACAGCAAAGTCCTGGGCTTCTTTGGCCGCCGACCCGGCGCGACGCAGAGTGATCTTGCGCAGCAGAGCGGGCGCGACAAGGCGCAGTTGGCCAGGCTCATCAAAGGTTTGCGCGACCGGGGCCTTCTGGCGGCCGAGGCCGATGAGGCTGACCGGCGCAACCTGCGCTTGAGCCTCACCGCCGAAGGCGCCGCCTTGCAACGCAGCTTGCAGCAGGAGGCGAAACGGTTGAGTACCACCGCCGTGGCAGGCTTCAGCGCACAGGAGGTTCAAGCGCTGAAGGCCCTTCTGGATCGGGTGAAACGCAATCTAGATACCGAGGCGTGA
- a CDS encoding MBL fold metallo-hydrolase, translating to MKFLKCMAAAALGVLMLGNAQAETRVITLGTQGGPFPSATRAQPANALVVNGRVYLIDAGNGVSQQLVKAGLDHRQVGQIFITHNHDDHNADWGTLMGQQWATGRRKPTHVYGPAGTEEMLKGFMAFFKTNARIRMADTKGMVPPEKLFFAHDYAGNGEVYRDDLITVTAVENCHFASAKEGPDALDHSYSLRFQTPDKVIVFSGDTGKCAPVVDLAKGADLLIHEVIDLDLIEKGLSALMPPAVVASLMPHMRDEHTTAEDAARLAKAAGVKALVFTHVIPGRDEPDSAYLDPAKKHYDGPVTVARDLMSF from the coding sequence GTGAAATTTTTGAAATGTATGGCTGCTGCGGCGCTGGGCGTGTTGATGCTGGGCAATGCCCAGGCCGAGACGCGCGTGATCACGCTGGGCACCCAGGGTGGCCCCTTCCCCAGCGCCACGCGGGCGCAACCGGCCAATGCGCTGGTGGTCAATGGCCGCGTCTACCTGATCGACGCGGGCAATGGCGTGAGCCAGCAACTGGTGAAGGCGGGTCTGGACCACCGGCAGGTGGGGCAGATTTTCATCACCCACAACCACGATGACCACAACGCGGACTGGGGCACGCTGATGGGTCAGCAGTGGGCCACCGGCCGCCGCAAGCCCACCCATGTGTATGGCCCCGCAGGCACCGAGGAGATGCTCAAAGGGTTCATGGCATTCTTCAAAACCAATGCCCGGATCCGCATGGCCGACACCAAGGGCATGGTGCCACCCGAAAAGCTGTTTTTTGCCCACGACTATGCGGGCAATGGTGAGGTCTATCGCGATGACCTGATCACCGTGACCGCCGTGGAGAACTGCCACTTCGCCAGCGCCAAAGAAGGGCCTGATGCTCTCGACCATTCCTACTCCCTGCGTTTTCAGACGCCCGACAAGGTGATCGTGTTCAGCGGCGACACCGGCAAGTGCGCGCCTGTGGTGGACCTGGCCAAAGGCGCCGATCTGTTGATCCACGAGGTGATCGATCTCGACCTGATCGAAAAGGGATTGTCTGCATTGATGCCACCTGCCGTTGTGGCCAGCCTGATGCCTCACATGCGCGACGAGCACACCACGGCCGAAGATGCGGCCCGCCTGGCGAAAGCGGCTGGCGTGAAAGCGCTGGTGTTCACCCACGTCATCCCTGGCAGGGATGAGCCCGACAGCGCGTACCTCGATCCGGCGAAGAAACACTACGATGGTCCGGTGACCGTGGCCCGCGACCTGATGTCGTTCTGA
- a CDS encoding siderophore-interacting protein: protein MNNETPASRVKRVRYELKRRNLEVARVETLSPHFKSITFSGEALADFVSGSFDDHIKFMLDADGTDPVRRDYTPRKFDAAARELTIEFAIHSEGRTAQWAAQAAPGQQATIGGPRGSFIIPTDFDWHLLVGDETALPAIHRRLEELPPQARAFVVIQVADAADRRELGSAANAQVQWVSTADAMLDAVRALDLPGGEGYAWCAGEASAMATLRGVLLADKGIDRQAMRVAAYWKRGAAAHHENLAD, encoded by the coding sequence ATGAACAACGAAACACCAGCAAGCCGCGTAAAGCGTGTGCGCTACGAACTCAAACGCCGCAACCTGGAGGTCGCGCGCGTCGAAACCCTCAGTCCCCACTTCAAAAGCATCACCTTCTCGGGGGAAGCCCTGGCCGATTTTGTCAGCGGATCTTTTGATGACCACATCAAATTCATGCTCGATGCCGACGGCACGGATCCCGTGCGGCGCGACTACACGCCCCGCAAGTTTGACGCTGCGGCACGTGAGCTGACGATCGAATTCGCGATCCACAGCGAAGGCCGCACCGCACAGTGGGCCGCGCAGGCCGCGCCCGGGCAGCAGGCCACGATTGGCGGACCACGCGGCTCCTTCATCATCCCGACCGACTTCGACTGGCATCTGCTGGTCGGTGACGAAACGGCCCTGCCTGCCATTCATCGGCGTCTGGAAGAACTGCCTCCGCAAGCCCGTGCATTCGTGGTGATTCAGGTTGCTGATGCGGCCGACCGCCGTGAGCTGGGCAGCGCGGCCAATGCCCAGGTGCAATGGGTATCCACCGCGGACGCCATGCTGGACGCGGTGCGCGCACTCGACTTGCCTGGCGGCGAAGGTTATGCCTGGTGTGCGGGCGAAGCCAGCGCAATGGCCACATTGCGTGGTGTGCTGCTGGCGGACAAAGGCATCGATCGGCAAGCCATGCGCGTTGCCGCCTACTGGAAGCGTGGCGCCGCTGCGCACCACGAAAACCTGGCCGACTGA
- a CDS encoding fumarylacetoacetate hydrolase family protein translates to MKFASLKNETPDGQLVLVSRDGKFAVVVPELASSLLDAMQRWDVVAPGLQQRYEALNAGELSDTFAFQPTACGAPLPRCPQWLDASAFLNHGRLMEQAFNTPPIPDFDTIPVMYQGASDDFLGPTQDVPLPSEQDGIDFEGEFGVVVGAVPMAATPEQALACVRLVVQINDWSLRALGPREMKSGFGFLQAKPSTSFAPIAVTPDELGAAWRDGRVQMPLHVLWNGERFGEPHGGEMNFSFGELVAHAARSRKLTPGSIVGSGTVSNSARSAGSACISERRVIEKIDLGDIKTGFMKFGDRVRMQAKYDDGREGPFGVIDQRVVAPN, encoded by the coding sequence ATGAAATTTGCAAGCCTGAAAAATGAAACACCCGACGGGCAGCTGGTGCTGGTGTCGCGTGATGGAAAATTCGCTGTGGTGGTGCCTGAGTTGGCAAGCAGCCTGCTGGACGCCATGCAGCGCTGGGACGTCGTGGCACCGGGCCTTCAGCAGCGCTACGAGGCATTGAATGCTGGTGAACTGTCCGACACCTTTGCCTTTCAGCCCACCGCTTGTGGCGCGCCGTTGCCGCGGTGTCCACAGTGGCTGGACGCGTCGGCGTTCCTGAACCACGGTCGCTTGATGGAGCAGGCTTTCAACACGCCACCCATCCCCGACTTCGACACCATCCCGGTGATGTACCAGGGCGCCAGCGACGATTTTCTGGGGCCAACCCAGGACGTGCCTCTGCCCAGTGAACAGGACGGCATTGATTTTGAGGGCGAGTTTGGCGTGGTGGTGGGCGCGGTGCCCATGGCCGCAACGCCCGAGCAGGCGCTGGCCTGCGTGCGCCTGGTGGTTCAGATCAACGACTGGAGCCTGCGCGCGCTCGGGCCGCGCGAGATGAAATCGGGCTTCGGTTTTCTGCAAGCCAAGCCTTCCACGTCTTTCGCACCGATTGCCGTGACCCCGGACGAGCTGGGCGCTGCCTGGCGCGATGGTCGGGTGCAGATGCCCTTGCATGTGCTGTGGAACGGTGAACGCTTCGGCGAACCTCATGGTGGCGAAATGAATTTCTCCTTCGGTGAGCTGGTGGCCCACGCGGCGCGCAGCCGCAAGCTCACGCCGGGCTCCATCGTGGGGTCGGGTACGGTTTCGAACAGTGCACGCAGCGCAGGCTCGGCTTGCATCTCGGAACGGCGCGTGATCGAGAAAATCGATCTGGGCGACATCAAGACCGGCTTCATGAAGTTTGGCGACCGTGTGCGCATGCAGGCGAAATATGACGACGGACGCGAGGGCCCGTTCGGCGTGATCGACCAGCGCGTGGTTGCCCCGAACTGA
- a CDS encoding cyclase family protein, which yields MTKPIRTFVDLSIYLENDVLSDPPPLAPKITYQKHADTLPEFMAMIPGTTAEDYPDGEAAAAEWVTLTTHNGTHLDAPWHFHSTQDAKNGGSRPSITIDEVPLEWCFQSGVKLDFRHFPDGYVATAADVEAELKRIDHELQPLDIVVVNTRAGSRYGHNDYLGAGCGMGYEATMYLLERGVRLTGTDAWSWDAPFSYTAQRIAETGDKSLIWEGHKAGRDIGYCHLEKLHNLEALPANGFTISCFPHKIRGASAGWTRAVAIFEEPQT from the coding sequence ATGACCAAACCCATCCGAACCTTTGTCGACCTGTCGATCTATCTGGAAAACGACGTGCTCTCCGATCCGCCTCCGCTGGCACCGAAGATCACCTACCAGAAACACGCCGACACCCTGCCCGAGTTCATGGCGATGATTCCCGGCACCACCGCTGAGGATTACCCCGATGGCGAGGCGGCCGCGGCCGAGTGGGTCACGCTGACCACGCACAACGGCACCCACCTTGACGCCCCTTGGCATTTCCACTCCACGCAAGACGCCAAGAACGGCGGTTCGCGCCCATCCATCACCATCGACGAGGTGCCGCTGGAGTGGTGCTTCCAGAGCGGTGTGAAGCTCGATTTCCGCCATTTCCCCGATGGCTATGTGGCCACGGCGGCCGATGTCGAGGCCGAGCTCAAGCGGATTGACCACGAACTGCAGCCGCTCGACATCGTGGTGGTCAACACCCGCGCCGGCAGTCGCTACGGCCACAACGACTATTTGGGCGCCGGCTGCGGCATGGGCTACGAGGCCACCATGTATTTGCTCGAACGCGGCGTGCGCCTGACCGGTACCGACGCCTGGAGCTGGGACGCGCCGTTTTCCTACACCGCCCAAAGAATCGCCGAGACCGGTGACAAGAGCCTGATCTGGGAAGGCCACAAGGCCGGCCGCGACATCGGCTATTGCCACCTCGAGAAGCTGCACAACCTGGAAGCGCTGCCCGCCAACGGCTTCACCATCAGCTGCTTCCCCCACAAAATTCGCGGCGCCTCCGCCGGCTGGACGCGCGCGGTGGCCATTTTCGAAGAACCGCAAACCTGA
- a CDS encoding aromatic ring-hydroxylating dioxygenase subunit alpha, with translation MYPFKQESSMVRNRWYMAAFSNEITRQPMERTILGKPVVMYRKENGAPVAMYGLCPHRYFPLAQGHVEGDTIVCGYHGFKFAATGVQTEVPSQDEVKTKFCQPVYRIEERGPICWIWMGDSDKCDEKLIPPYHDFGLEQPDWHYSSENYFHLEGRSQLLVDNLMDLTHLPYVHHHLGGGEAMKKIPLVTEERELSYRVLRNGKAPWNPFFDKIFGPEAVFEGLASFHIESDFYGPELIKTSLPIITHVDGHDQVPKALGSLLILHGITPETETTTHYFGFSVRNFRQGDEVLDRIQYESELVVRQQDVTVINAVEKRLDAAAAFQKELLVVADVPAVQARRKVEAMLAAESAGNIS, from the coding sequence ATGTATCCGTTCAAACAGGAAAGCTCGATGGTCCGCAACCGCTGGTACATGGCTGCGTTTTCCAATGAGATCACGCGCCAGCCCATGGAGCGCACCATCCTTGGCAAGCCCGTGGTCATGTACCGGAAAGAGAACGGCGCACCGGTCGCCATGTACGGCCTGTGCCCACACCGCTACTTCCCCCTGGCGCAAGGCCACGTCGAAGGTGACACCATTGTCTGCGGCTACCACGGCTTCAAGTTCGCCGCTACCGGTGTGCAGACCGAAGTGCCTTCGCAAGATGAAGTCAAAACAAAATTCTGCCAGCCGGTCTACCGCATCGAAGAGCGCGGCCCCATTTGCTGGATCTGGATGGGTGATTCAGACAAGTGCGACGAAAAGCTCATTCCGCCGTACCACGACTTCGGCCTGGAACAACCCGACTGGCACTACAGCTCCGAGAACTACTTCCACCTGGAAGGGCGTTCCCAGTTGCTGGTGGACAACCTGATGGATCTGACCCATCTGCCCTATGTGCACCACCACCTCGGCGGCGGCGAAGCCATGAAGAAGATTCCACTGGTCACCGAAGAACGCGAGCTGAGCTACCGGGTCTTGCGCAACGGCAAGGCCCCCTGGAACCCATTCTTTGACAAGATCTTTGGGCCAGAAGCCGTGTTTGAAGGTTTGGCCAGCTTCCACATCGAAAGCGACTTTTATGGCCCCGAGCTGATCAAGACCAGCTTGCCGATCATCACGCATGTGGATGGCCATGACCAGGTTCCCAAAGCCCTGGGATCCTTGCTCATTCTTCATGGCATCACCCCGGAAACCGAAACCACGACCCACTATTTCGGTTTCTCGGTGCGCAACTTCCGCCAGGGTGACGAAGTGCTGGACCGCATTCAGTACGAGTCCGAGCTGGTCGTTCGCCAACAGGATGTGACCGTCATCAATGCGGTGGAAAAACGCCTGGATGCGGCGGCGGCATTTCAGAAAGAGCTGCTTGTCGTGGCCGATGTACCGGCCGTTCAGGCGCGCAGAAAAGTCGAGGCCATGTTGGCGGCAGAGAGCGCCGGGAACATTTCCTGA
- a CDS encoding MBL fold metallo-hydrolase: MKLLNCIAAAAMGVLMLGSAQAETRLITLGTQGGPMPGATRSQPANALIVNDRVYLIDAGNGVSQQLVKAGLDIRKVGHIFITHNHDDHNADWGNLMGFQWATGRRQPTHVYGPAGTERMLKGFLEYFGPNTRIRMADSKGMQPPEKQFMAHDIAGDGVVYRDDLITVTAAENCHFGKDGAGASGAEHSYSFRIQTPDKVIVFSGDTGNCDAVLALSKDADLMVHEVIDLALIEKALMAAMPAHFAQGLMRHMRDEHTTAEDVGRLAKAAGVKQLVLTHIIPGQEEPDSTYLDPAKKHYDGPVTVARDLMSF; the protein is encoded by the coding sequence ATGAAACTGTTGAACTGCATCGCCGCTGCGGCAATGGGAGTGTTGATGCTGGGCAGTGCCCAGGCCGAAACCCGCTTGATCACTCTGGGCACTCAAGGCGGCCCCATGCCAGGCGCGACCCGCTCACAACCCGCCAACGCGCTGATCGTGAACGACCGTGTGTACCTGATCGATGCGGGCAACGGCGTGAGCCAGCAATTGGTCAAAGCCGGGCTGGACATCCGCAAAGTGGGTCACATTTTCATCACCCACAACCACGACGACCACAACGCGGACTGGGGCAACCTGATGGGCTTCCAGTGGGCCACCGGCCGCCGTCAGCCCACCCATGTCTATGGCCCCGCAGGCACCGAGCGCATGCTCAAAGGTTTTCTGGAATATTTCGGGCCCAATACCCGAATCCGCATGGCCGATTCCAAGGGCATGCAGCCGCCAGAAAAACAGTTCATGGCCCATGACATTGCGGGCGATGGCGTGGTGTACCGCGATGACCTGATCACCGTCACGGCCGCAGAAAATTGCCACTTTGGCAAAGATGGGGCTGGCGCCAGCGGTGCCGAGCATTCGTATTCCTTCCGCATCCAGACGCCTGACAAGGTGATTGTGTTCAGTGGCGATACGGGCAATTGCGATGCCGTGCTAGCTTTGTCCAAAGACGCGGACCTGATGGTTCACGAGGTGATCGATCTGGCGCTGATTGAAAAGGCTTTGATGGCGGCGATGCCGGCGCATTTTGCGCAAGGCCTGATGCGCCACATGCGCGATGAGCACACCACGGCCGAAGACGTGGGCCGCCTGGCCAAAGCCGCTGGTGTGAAACAGTTGGTGCTCACCCACATCATTCCCGGTCAGGAAGAGCCCGACAGCACCTATCTGGACCCGGCAAAGAAGCACTACGACGGCCCAGTGACCGTGGCCCGCGACTTGATGTCGTTCTGA
- a CDS encoding MFS transporter has translation MIKTSSKRGHIALMVGHCAGMVDLVALPVWVGTLISRYGLDPQQAGMLATLFLAGAVVASLLLAPKFQRLNGRLVATLGFGVAAAAFFGVSMVSDFGSMAALHGLAGFAAGSALSVTHGTIARSERPHRLFAIVGTALGVFGIIFMGSTPPLVAAAGGPMLFVVFAGVMAVGALAALLAFPVADPVPAGHDSAAAAKPLSAAVWFGVVGIGCMALVQAMTFSFLERVGSDRGFGLAAITGVLIALGVVSMIPAPLAAMLEKRLPARSVMMAGAAVQAMLVAVIMNSPAFAPYAMAASVFAAVMIFTHTFAFGLIASLDLSGRALAATPAMVMIGAAIGPILGGTLVKASGYSSLSIAALVMACVAVFCFSRIPVAKAAPQQGVAA, from the coding sequence ATGATCAAGACAAGTTCGAAGCGCGGTCACATCGCGCTGATGGTGGGCCACTGCGCGGGCATGGTGGACCTGGTGGCCCTGCCTGTTTGGGTCGGGACACTGATTTCCCGCTACGGACTCGATCCGCAGCAGGCCGGCATGCTCGCCACCCTGTTTCTGGCCGGCGCCGTGGTGGCCAGCTTGCTGCTGGCGCCCAAGTTCCAGCGCCTCAACGGGCGTCTGGTGGCCACGCTGGGATTCGGCGTGGCGGCTGCGGCATTCTTCGGGGTATCCATGGTCAGTGACTTCGGCAGCATGGCCGCCTTGCATGGGCTCGCCGGATTTGCCGCGGGTTCCGCCTTGAGCGTCACGCATGGCACGATCGCGCGCAGCGAACGGCCCCACCGCCTGTTTGCCATTGTGGGCACGGCGCTGGGCGTCTTCGGCATCATCTTCATGGGCTCCACGCCGCCGCTGGTGGCTGCGGCCGGTGGCCCGATGCTCTTCGTCGTCTTCGCCGGCGTGATGGCCGTCGGCGCACTGGCGGCGCTGTTGGCGTTTCCCGTGGCCGATCCCGTGCCTGCGGGCCACGACAGTGCTGCAGCGGCCAAGCCTCTGTCGGCGGCCGTGTGGTTCGGTGTCGTGGGCATTGGCTGCATGGCCCTGGTGCAGGCCATGACCTTCAGCTTTCTTGAGCGGGTGGGCAGCGACCGGGGCTTTGGCCTTGCCGCCATCACCGGCGTGCTGATCGCCCTGGGTGTGGTCAGCATGATTCCGGCGCCACTGGCCGCGATGCTTGAAAAGCGTTTGCCGGCGCGCAGCGTGATGATGGCCGGGGCCGCTGTGCAGGCGATGCTGGTGGCCGTGATCATGAATTCACCCGCCTTTGCGCCCTATGCGATGGCGGCTTCCGTGTTTGCCGCGGTGATGATCTTCACCCACACCTTCGCCTTTGGCCTGATCGCCAGCCTGGACCTGAGCGGGCGCGCCTTGGCCGCCACGCCTGCGATGGTGATGATCGGCGCCGCCATCGGCCCGATTCTGGGGGGCACGCTGGTGAAGGCGTCCGGTTACAGCAGCTTGAGCATCGCGGCCCTGGTGATGGCCTGTGTTGCGGTGTTCTGCTTCTCTCGCATTCCCGTGGCCAAAGCTGCACCGCAACAAGGAGTCGCCGCATGA
- a CDS encoding cupin domain-containing protein yields MKFSAIHRVVTGHDADGKSVVVSDGPLPTVVEIASIPGTVFHEVWSTVGAPTPVGNDADPTAAPLTLRPPERGTRIRFVDIPPDTADFLAHGAASMQQAFNQIGDEAASTVQANSPHPLMHRTESVDYGVVIEGELTLVLDDSEVLLGPGSVVVQRGTNHAWANRSGQLCRMLFVLVDGQYTPSIAQALGTS; encoded by the coding sequence ATGAAATTTTCCGCTATCCACCGCGTGGTCACAGGGCACGATGCCGACGGCAAATCGGTGGTTGTCAGCGACGGCCCGTTGCCCACCGTTGTGGAGATCGCATCCATCCCGGGAACGGTCTTTCACGAAGTGTGGTCCACGGTGGGAGCGCCCACACCGGTGGGCAATGATGCCGACCCGACCGCGGCTCCTTTGACGCTGCGTCCGCCTGAGCGGGGGACCCGGATACGGTTTGTGGATATTCCGCCGGACACAGCCGATTTTCTCGCCCATGGGGCGGCCTCCATGCAGCAGGCATTCAACCAGATTGGCGATGAGGCAGCCTCCACGGTGCAGGCGAACTCGCCACACCCTTTGATGCACCGCACCGAGAGCGTGGACTACGGCGTGGTGATCGAAGGGGAGCTGACCCTGGTGCTCGACGACTCTGAAGTGTTGCTCGGGCCCGGCAGCGTGGTGGTGCAACGCGGCACCAACCACGCCTGGGCGAACCGCTCCGGCCAGCTGTGCCGGATGCTGTTTGTCCTGGTCGACGGCCAATACACCCCTTCCATCGCCCAAGCGCTGGGGACCTCCTGA
- a CDS encoding NAD-dependent epimerase/dehydratase family protein, with protein MHVVVTGAAGFVGRALTQRLISDRALCGQRIDQITLMDLAFEDAAPGGVRQLPGDIGDTAWLASALGAQTVDAVFHLASIPGGAAEQNYGQAKRVNLDATQTLLELGQRQVQQAGKRPVFVFASSIAVFGAMPETVTDDTLPHPQMTYGAQKLVGEVLVNDFSRRGWVDGLSLRLPGVLARPPAPTGQLSAFLSDIIRELAAHRPFVCPMAPEVTTWASSLPNVIDNLVHAASKSGTALEGQRTFTLPTLRYSMSELVDAMAEVHGERVRALVRFEPQERMEALFGRFPVLETPAAIKAGFVADENLTTLVRRALIA; from the coding sequence GTGCACGTCGTTGTCACCGGTGCGGCCGGTTTTGTGGGCCGGGCGCTGACGCAGCGGCTGATCAGCGATCGCGCCTTGTGCGGTCAGCGCATCGACCAGATCACTTTGATGGACCTGGCGTTCGAAGACGCGGCACCTGGCGGGGTCCGGCAGCTGCCCGGAGACATCGGCGATACCGCCTGGTTGGCTTCGGCGCTGGGCGCCCAAACGGTTGATGCGGTGTTCCACCTGGCCAGCATCCCGGGCGGTGCCGCCGAACAGAACTATGGGCAGGCCAAACGGGTGAATCTTGACGCCACCCAAACGCTGCTGGAGCTCGGGCAACGCCAGGTTCAGCAAGCTGGCAAGCGCCCGGTTTTTGTCTTCGCCAGCAGCATCGCGGTGTTCGGAGCAATGCCTGAAACGGTGACCGACGACACCCTGCCGCACCCACAAATGACCTATGGCGCGCAGAAGCTGGTGGGTGAGGTGCTGGTAAACGACTTCAGCCGCCGCGGCTGGGTCGATGGCCTGTCCCTGCGCCTGCCGGGTGTGCTGGCCCGTCCGCCTGCGCCCACCGGGCAACTGTCGGCATTCCTCAGCGACATCATCCGTGAGCTGGCGGCACATCGGCCATTTGTCTGCCCGATGGCACCCGAAGTGACCACCTGGGCATCATCCTTGCCCAATGTGATCGACAACCTGGTTCACGCTGCCAGCAAGTCTGGCACCGCATTAGAGGGACAACGAACCTTCACATTGCCCACCTTGCGCTACTCGATGAGCGAGCTTGTTGATGCCATGGCCGAGGTGCATGGGGAGCGCGTCAGGGCATTGGTGCGCTTCGAACCGCAAGAACGCATGGAGGCGCTGTTCGGAAGGTTTCCGGTGCTGGAAACGCCCGCGGCCATCAAGGCGGGCTTCGTGGCCGATGAAAATCTGACCACCCTGGTCAGGCGCGCGTTGATCGCCTGA
- a CDS encoding DoxX family protein, protein MLLSTYEIHCRALLRIVTALLFMQHGAQKLFHYPPGGHHQGPLDLFSLIGVAGVLEFFGGLLLVVGLYTRSVAFVLSGQMAVAYFAFHVPGGKDAPGGFFPVVNGGELAIIFCFVFFYLVFSGPGAWSLDGLIKAKAPRAATN, encoded by the coding sequence ATGTTGTTGTCGACCTATGAGATCCATTGCCGTGCGCTGTTGCGCATCGTGACCGCCTTGCTGTTCATGCAGCACGGTGCTCAGAAGCTCTTTCACTACCCACCCGGCGGACACCACCAGGGCCCACTGGATCTGTTCAGCTTGATTGGTGTCGCAGGCGTTCTGGAGTTCTTTGGCGGCCTGCTGCTTGTCGTCGGCCTGTACACCCGCAGCGTGGCATTCGTTCTGTCCGGCCAGATGGCTGTGGCCTACTTCGCGTTTCACGTGCCGGGTGGCAAAGACGCACCCGGCGGTTTTTTTCCCGTGGTCAATGGCGGCGAGTTGGCCATCATTTTCTGCTTTGTCTTCTTCTACCTCGTCTTCTCGGGCCCTGGCGCCTGGTCGCTGGACGGTTTGATCAAGGCCAAAGCTCCGCGCGCTGCGACCAACTGA